In Calorimonas adulescens, the sequence TTTACGAACTTATGAATAAGTGGTGAAAACAATGAAACAGAAAAACAGTTTAAAACAACTAAAAGAAAAAAATAAGCAGGCTATTATAAACGCTATATTTAATAGCAAAGGTATATCAAGAGCAGAATTGTCAGAACAAATAGGATTAAGTCCTACTGCTGTTTCAGACCTTGTTGAGGAATTATTAGATGAAGGCATATTAGAGGAATTTGATTTAGGCATATCCTCTGGTGGGAGAAAGCCAATTTTATTAAAGATAAAACCAGAATGTGGTTATATAATGGTAGTCCACGTAACAGGAGAAAGAATTAATACCAACCTGTATGACCTTGATTTTAAAGTGATAGAAAGTTATGAAAAAGAATTCAGCTATTTTGATGTCCCAAATTTACAGGAAATAATAGTAAAGTATTTTAGAGAGATTGAGTCGAAATATACTTCGAGTAATAAAAGGATATATGGTCTTGGAATATGTCTTGGTGAAGATATTGAGTCATTGAACCCACGCGGAATACTAGACACTTCAATTTCCAGTGAAAGAGTCCGATTATCTCAAGCTATTTCCTTTGAATTGGGCATAGATGTAATTGAAGAAAGTGAAAGAGATATGAAGGCTCTTATTGAAGCTACACAAATTGACGGGGTTCAAAACCTTGCTTATATAAATATCGGTGAGTATATCAATGCTTCAATTGTATTAAATTGTGATATTTTTAAATATCCAGTTAATATAGAGCATATGATTATTGATTTAAACGGACCTAAGTGTGAAGAGGGGCATAGGGGCTGTCTAAAGACCCTGGTCTCCACCAGAGCGGTTATAAAAAAAGCTTTAATAATTATGTTTGAGGAAAAAAATGATAATATCAATGTTAATAATGATTTTTCAAATATCAATATATTTAATATAGAAAAGTATCTGCATAAAGAATCAATGAAGAGACTCGTAGAAGAGATATCAAGCTATCTATGCGCATCAATTTCTAATATAAAAATGATGTTTAATATTGATAGTGTTGTATTGGATGGCGAAATTATAAGTTTACCAGGACTGATATCCAAGATACAGACCTCATTAAAGAATATTATCGTAAGGAGGTGTGATGTTGAACAAAGCGAAGTAATGAAACAGGTGGCCAGGAGGGTTATAAAGAGTATCATTTATGCTTAGGAGGTGCTTAGATTGTATTTATTAGATATGCTAACTAAAAACAAAATGACATTAATTGTTAGTTTGCCAGAAAGCAATATAGAGCTTGCACAGGCAGCTTTGAAGGGAGGGGCAGATGCTCTTAAGGTTCATGCAAACGTTTATCATAAGGCCAGTGGAAAGACCTTTGGGAATTTTGAAGAACAAAAAAATTTTTATAAGGAGCTGTTAAAATCAGGGTTGCCAGTAGGAATTGTACCAGGCACAGATATCACCTGTATGACGCAGGATGAAGTGGCAGAGGCTGAAGATATGGGATTTAGCTTTATATCTATGTTTGCCCATCATATGCCTATCTATATGCTGGAATCAAAAATGGATAAAATGATTGCGATAACTGAGGACTATGATATTGAACACATAAAGGCTTTAAATGATATAAATGCAGATATAATAGAAGCAGATGTCATTACTGATGAACCTGGGAAAAGGATACATGTGTCAGAGCTGATGAAGTACAAAAGAATTATTAATAATGTAAACAAGCCTGTTGTAGTACCAACTCAAAGGATTATTATTCCCGAGGAGGTGAAATACATGTATGACATAGGAGTAAAGGGAATAATGATAGGTGTTATTGTTACTGGAAATACAGTCGATAGTATGGAAAAAACAACTAGGGCATTTAAGGATGCTATAAATAGTTTATAGGAGGTAATGTAAATGCAGGCAATTTTAATATTAATATTATTCTTGATAATAGCTGCTTTGATGGTTACAAGAAAAATACCCACACTAATTGCACTTCCAGCTCTTGCAATAGGTATAGCTATCATAGCGGGCATTCCGTTAAAGCTAGTAAATCCAGAAACTAAAGCCGACACTGGTTTGTTAGCAGGCATAATTGAAGGAGGATCTTTAAGGTTAGCGTCGGCCTATGTGGCTGTAATGTTTGGTGCATGGCTAGGTCAAATAATGAATCAGACTGGGATTTCAAAATCAATAGTTAAGACCGCTGCAGAGCTGGGCGGCGATAGACCTTTCTTTATTACAATATGCATAACAGCAGCTATTGCTATATTATTTACCACTATTAGCGGACTAGGAGCAGTCATTATGATAGGAAGCATTGCTGTCCCGATACTTCTCTCGGTTGGTGTTCCACCTATTGTTGCAGTATCAATGTTTTTATTCGGTATGGGTATAGGTCTTGAAATTAACATGAGCAACTGGTCATTTTATATTACAGCAACAGGAGTTTCCCTGGACCAGGTGAGAAATTTTGCCCTTATATTGATGGCGCTCACGGCAATAGATGCTTTGTTATTTGCTATAATTGAGTTTAGAAAAGAAGGTATAAGATTTACATGGGCACAGAACAATCTGAAGCAAAGTCAAAAGGTTAATGAAAGTCAAAAGGTTAATGTATTTTCTTTACTGACACCTATAGTGCCTATACTTTTTGTCCTTATTTTAAAATGGCCTATAATACCTTCATTCATGATTGGGATTGTATACAGCCTAATTACTACACAGAAGTCGATAAAGAATGCAATAAGTACACTTACAAAGACGGCATATGACGGCATAGCTGATGCAGCTCCGGCAGTTTTATTGATGATAGGCATTGGTATGCTCTTAAATGCGGTTATGCACCCGATGGTCTCGAAGTCACTAGAACCCGTTTTAAAGAGCATAATACCCACTACGCCGGTTGCATATGTACTCTTTTTCGGCATATTAGCTCCATTGGCACTATATAGAGGACCTTTAAATCTCTGGGGTTTAGGTAGTGGTATAGCAGGGCTTTTGATAAGCCTCAATATTTTACCACCAACAGCAGTTATGGGAGCCCTTCTTTCAACAGAGAGAGTGCAGGCAATTGGAGATCCAACCAATACCCATAATGTATGGCTTGCTAATTATGCTGGTATAGATGTAAATAAGCTTTTAATGAAACTGCTTCCATATATTTGGGCTTTAGCTTTTGCAGGAATTATCACAGCTTCAATTTTGTTCTTTTAAAAACAGGAGGAATGTTAATGAAGGTAAGAATTGGCATAGACGTTGGAGGAACTTTTACTGATGCAGTTGCAATAGACAATGAAACCTATGAACTTATTGGTACTTTAAAGGTCCCAACAACCCACAGTGCAGAAGAAGGGGTTGCCAGGGGAATAGTAGAAGTACTGCTTGGCATTATACGGAAATATAACATTAACCCCGAAGATGTTCTATTCATAGCCCATGGAACTACCCAGGCTACCAATGCCCTTCTGGAAGGTGATGTTGTACCTGTAGGTATTATCACTGTCGGGACAGGACTTGAGGGATTAAAGAGCAGAGGGGACACAAATATAGGAGATATAGAACTGGCTCCGGGTAAGATACTGAAGACGTTTAACAGATATATAGATACTAAAGATTTATCTGAAGAAAGTATAGTGGAAAATGTAGAGGAACTACGGGGTGAAGGATGTGGGGCAATTGTGGCAGCCCAGGCCTTCAGTGTTGATGATCCTTCAATAGAAAAATTAATTATGGAGGTGGCTGATGACATGGGTATACCTGCCACAGCCACCCATGAAATAACAAAACTCTATGGATTGAAGATAAGGACAAGAACTGCAGCTATAAATGCATGCATCTTGCCCAAGATGATGGAAACAGCAAATATGACGGAAGAGAGCGTGAAAAAAGCAGGGATAAAAGCTCCATTAATGATTATGAGATGCGACGGCGGGGTAATGGATATAAATGAAGTGAGGAAAAGACCCATACTCACGTTGCTGTCCGGACCAGCTGCTGGTGTTGCAGGGGCACTGATGTATGAGAGGGTATCTGATGGTATATTTCTGGAGGTAGGCGGAACCAGCACCGATATCTCTGTGATAAAAAACGGAAGGGTTATGGTAGAATATGCGGAGATTGGTGGTAACAAGACATACCTTAATTCTCTTGACGTAAGGACAGTAGGTATAGCCGGAGGCAGCATGGTACGCATTGGAAACAATGATATAGAAGACGTAGGCCCAAGGAGTGCCCATATAGCAGGCCTACCCTATGCTGTATTTGCCAATCCAGATGATATCATTGACCCTGAGTTAAAATTTATACAGCCTATGCCAGGCGACCCGTCGGATTATATAGCAATAAAAAGTAAAAATGGAAAAATGTTTGCATTAACTACTACCTGTGCTGCCAACGTCCTTGGTTATGTTAAACCTGGTGACTACGCTTTTGGCAACAGGGAGGCTGCCATAAAGGCCATGGAGCCTGTAGCTAAAAAACTGAATATGACAGTAGAAGATGTGGCCAAACGTATAATGAATAAAGCCTGTGAAAAAGATAGAAAGGTAGTTGAACAGTTGATACAAGACTATAATCTGGATAAAGATAATACCACACTCATAGGGGGAGGTGGCGGCAGTACATCCATAGTTCCATACCTCGCTGAAGTTATGGGGATGTCGTGGAAAATAGCCAAAAATGCAGAGGTTATATCTACAATAGGTGTAGCCATGGCCATGGTAAGGGAAGTCGTTGAAAGAACCATTCCCAACCCTACAGATAAAGATATTATTAAAATAAGGAAAGAAGCAAAAGAAGTAATTATGAGGGCCGGAGCCCTCGAAGATACTATTGAGGTATTTGTTGAGATTGATGCCCAGAAAAATATTTTAAGAGCCATTGCTACAGGGGCAACTGAATTGCGTTCCAAGGATATGGGCAGCAGAATTTTAAAGAAGGATGAGCTTATAGAAATTGCCGCTCAATCAATGAAAATTGATAAAGCTAATATAAAGATTTTAGACAGTACCGAGTTTTTTTATGTTGCACAGGGTGTAATAAAACAAAGAGGGTTCCTGGGACTATTTTCAAAAGAATTGAAGCTTGTCCGGATAATAGATGCCGAAGGGGTTATAAGACTTCAAAGAAACAGCGGTATCATTTATAGCACAGTAAAAGCACAGTTTGACAATGAGCTGAATAGAGCCCTTGATGAAAATATATTTTTTGGCGACGGCGGTGCTGAGATACCGGATTGCTACCTTATATTGCCACACAGAATGGTAGACCTATCAGGGCTTATTGATAAGAATCAGATAGTTACTTTGGCAAATGCTGAAGTAAATGGTCTTGCGGAAAATGAAAAAATTATAATATTAATTAGCAAACGAGGGAATTAAATTGATACCTACAATATTTCTAAAGAAAAATGAGATTATAGAAAGTGAACTTCAAAATGATGTTTTATATGAACGGTTAAAGGATGTTAATATAGATAAATATACTAGCTTTGCCTGGGACAGAGGAGATAGGACGGCTTTAAGAATAAAGGAAATTAATCCAGATATAAATTATCATATAACGAAAAATAATCTATCTGTAATCATTGATGATACAATATTTAATAATGAATATCTTATTTTCAGTGAATATGCAGCAGTTAAAAATACCATCTATATCTATCGGCGCTGTATAAATGAAGAATTTATTCCCGCGATACCTGAAAAATATAAAGAATGGAGAGATTTTGAGAAACTTCGCAATGTTTTTATATGTCATGAGTATTACCATCATTTGGAAATAAATGATATAGGGCTTACTGCAGAACTCAAAAAGATAGAAGTTGCCTTTGGACTTTTTAAAGTAAAACGCAAAATAAAGGCATTGAATGAAATCGCTGCACATGCTTTTACAAAAAGATTTTTGGATATTAATTGAGGTGAGATTATGGAAAGATACGATGTTGTGGTTGTTGGAGGTGGAGTATCTGGAAGCATAGCAGCTATAGCAGCCGCTCTAAATGGGGCAAAAACCCTTCTGATCGAACAGTATGGATTTTTAGGTGGCTCTCTTACTAATATGGGTGTTGGGCCAATGATGACATTTCATGCAGGAAACAGACAGGTTATAAAGGGTCTTCCACAGAAGGTGGTAGATGAACTTGTAAAGCTGGGGGGAAGTCCAGGCCATGTCATTGATACTACGGGTTTTGTAAGAACAATAACACCATTTGACCAGGAGATAATGAAATATGTTTTGGTAAAAATGACTGTAGATAGTGGTGTTAATAATTTATTTCATAGTTTCCTGCAAGGAGTGAAAATGTATGGACCCCACATAGAAAGTATATTTGTCACCAACAAGTCAGGGACAATGGAAATATCGGGTAATATTTATGTCGATGCTACTGGAGACGCCGACTTGGCAGTGAGAAGTGGTGTAGATTTTCTTATGGGCCGTCCTTATGATAACCTGACACAGCCTATGACAATGATGTTTAAAGTGGGGAATGTCAATACTAGTGATATAAAAGAATATATGTTGAAAAATCCTGAAGAGTTTAGAATGATTGCACCAGAGGAGGTCTTGAAGGCAAAAAGGTTATCAGTAAACGGCTTCAAAACAATATTGGAAGAAGGTAAAAAGAGCGGCGACATTCAGTTTGAAAGAGATACAATACTTTTCTTTGAAACCAATAATCCAGGAGAATTTATTATCAATACAACAAGGGTTCAAAGATTAAAAGGTACTGACGTATTTGAACTTACAAAAGCCGAGATAGAAGGCAGACAGCAAGTAATGAAGTTGTTTAACTTTATGAAAATGAATTTACCTGGTTTTAAAGATACAGTGCTATTATCAACCGGTGTACAGATTGGCGTCAGGGAGACCAGGAAAATTATTGGAGAATACATTCTAACTGCAGAAGATTTAATTAACAACAGGCGTTTCGATGACTGTATCGCTAAAGGGAGTTATCCTATTGATATACATTCTCCAGTAGGCGGTGAAATGGTTTATATGTATCTTAAAGAGGGTACAGACTATGATATTCCATACCGTGCCTTATATAGCAAGAGAGTGGATAATCTCCTGATATGCGGCAGGTGTATATCGTCAACTCACGAGGCTAATGCAGCTATAAGGGTTTCACCCATAGCCATGGCCACAGGCCAGGCCGCAGGGACAGCAGCAGCGCTTTCTAAAAAAAGTAATAAACCTCCATACGACATAGATGTTAAATTATTAAGAAATGTATTAATAGAACAAGGGGCATATTTATAATATATACTCTCAGATTGACGACAAACCCCGCTTTTTATGTGCATAAGAAGTGGGGTTTGCTTTATGCTTGGATATAATTGTATATAGCTAAACATTGGATAAAAATCATTAAAAAATGGAGAAGGTAAGAATGTGAAAGTTTTTCTACCAACTTTGGCATTTACTTACTCAAAAGACCACTCTAAGGGTTTAGAAATCGCATGAAATCGAGACCAGCATCTTGAAGATTTTAAAATATAGAAACAGGGGTGGTGGCAAAATTGTTTTTTAAAATAAGAATGCCTATTTTATGAAGGTTTACAGATTCAAAGTGTCAATGTCTGGATAATATATTGCCATTGTAAAGCAATGCTGAACTAAAATAAATGGGCAGATTGGCATGTGCTGGTACCACCCCATAAGGAACAAAAACAGGCCGGAATTTATCCAGCCTGTTCCTCATATCCTATGAACTTTAGTTTATCCTCAAGGCTCGTCCTATTATGGAGTCTTCCAGCATGGACAAAGCATTGGACAGGACAATAACAATTCGAAAACTAACCTGCAAGATTTCCAGCGGCTTTTATTTTTATCCTGGTGGCATTGCCGGGTAGATACGCCAGCGGTATGTCCTCTCTTTCTACTATCTCTTTGAGCGCCTGCTTTTACACATTCCTCTATAGCCATCTCTTCAGCCTGCCTCAATGCCTCGGCCCTGCTCATGCCATCCAAAGAGAATATCCTATCTATCTCTGCACCGACCTGCGCTATGGTAACACCTATGGCGTTGGCAACCTCATAGTGCTGAGGCCTTATTACCTCGCTGCATCCTTTCAATGTCTCCGGCAGTAATACGCTGCCCCCACCTACCAGTATGAGAGGTATGTCACCGGCCGTCGTCTTTATTTTTATCTATGTTGTCTTCAACCATCTCTTTTATTTTACTTAAAGCTCTCTCAACCAGGTCTTTATCCAGTCCTTTTACTTTTTCAGGATTACCCATTGCGGCCAGGCCTCCTGCCACGGCCACATCGGAAGCGGTAAGTGTAGACCCGCCAAATACAAGCCCGCTTTCTTCGTTCATCAGCCATTACCTACCCAAAGGCAGGTCTTACACAGCCTCCACAGGCTATCCCCGTAGTTCTTACGGTTCATTTAAAACTTTTATGCTGCAAGTCTTCCAGGCAGATAATTTGGTTTTCTCTTATCAGTTTGGTTGACTCTTTGTGGAGAAAATCTTTACGTTGATTGGAGACTTTCTCATGAAGTCTGGCTACCTTGACTTTCTGTTTGATGTAGTTCTTGGAACCTTTCTTCATATGGGATAATTTTCGTTGAGCTTTCGCTAGTTGCCTTTCCGGTTTACGGAAGTATTGGGGGTTCTCAACAGGGTCTCCTTCCGAGGGAATCATAAATTGCTTCAATCCCATGTCGCAGCTAACATGTTTTTTACTTCCGGGAGTTCTTCTACTTCGGTCAGGCACAACGCAGAAACAAAGTATTTGCCGCTTGAGGCGTGTCTTATGGTGGCATTGACTATTTTAAATGGAAAAGCGGTCTGTTTTTTATCTTTTCAGAAACTTACCCAGCCAAGCTTCGGCAGTTTGAACCGACAGTTATCCATGTCTATTTCAATGTTGTTGTTGGTGAAGTTGGCCCCGGTAGGATTACTTTGAGCTATGTTTCTTCTTAAACTTCGGATATCCCTGCTTATTATTCCTTTTTCGCCGCTCACGGTAGAAGTTTACAAAAGCGGTGTCCAGGTCTCTCAGGGTATTCTGCAGGGTAAATTTGTCTACTTCATTCAATCAGAGATAATCCTTGCTCCGTTTGAGAATGGTTAATTCTTCAGAACATCTGGTATAACCTAAGGTTTGTCCGGTTTCCTTGTAGTATTGGATGCGCCTTGCCAGGAAGTAGTTATATAGGTCCTTCTTTTTGAGACTCGATATACTTTCTGACTGCATCCTCTGCGGCCAGCCACTCATCAAGATTGACATTGTATGAAAGGACATCACAGAACTGTTCAAGGCTGTCCCTCATCTTCTTTAATATACTCAATGCCTCACCAACTCTATAGCTTGTTTTATAATATTTTAATCATTGCGGCTTAGTGCATCAGGTTATAATTTTAATATATTTATTGAAAAATAGTAATAGACCATATTTAGCACGGCAAAGTAAGGGAATTTATAAAAAACAATTAAAAAGCGTGTTGATATTATTCTCATTAAATGCTAATGTGAAAATGGTGATGATTATGAGCAGAAACTATCAGAGGTTAAATTCTCTCTTTTACTACGTTTTCTATTCCTTAATCCTTTTGTTAATACTTGACACTGTAGAAAAGAGCCACATCGCAGTCTCAGTAGCACTTTTCCTTTTGCTCTTTATTAACCAGGATATAGCCCGATATAAAATATTTGTCCCTGCCATTGACTGAAAGGGAGATGGACATAGCAGGGCTTATAGCAGAGGGGCTTTCTAACAGGGACATCGCCAAAAGGCTGTACATATCTGAAGGTACAGTAAAAAACCATATTTCCAGCATCCTGTCAAAACTTGACCTCAAGGACAGGACCCAAATCGCAGTCTTTGCCATCAGGAATCATATCTGATAATATGACTAAAGTCATATTTATACCTGCACATGCAGGTCAAAATCATGACCTCTTTCACTTTCACTTTATCTACAGCCCTGGTATTATAGAAAAATGGAGGTGGCGTATCAATGGAACCCATAATAAATGTATTGAATGTGTCAAAGAGATACGGCAGTGTAAAAGCCTTAGACGGGGTATCACTTGCCATTGAAAGGGGAAGCATTTTCGGTCTTTTAGGGCCTAATGGTGCTGGCAAATCTACATTAATAAATATCATTTCTACTCTTATTGTCCAAGATGATGGAGATGTAGAGATAGCCGGCCTTTCAGTGCAAAAGGATGCCCAAAAAATAAGAGGAATGCTGGGATTGGTACCCCAGGATATAGCACTGTATCCTACACTCACAGCAAGGGAAAACCTCCTTTTCTGGGGCAGAATGTATGGACTTGGCGGCAAAAAACTTAAAGGACAGATAGATGATGTGCTTGAGTTGAGCGGCCTAAAGGACAGGGCAAATGAAAGGGTTGAGGGCTATTCTGGAGGTATGAAAAGACGGCTTAATATTGCTGTCGCACTCATGCATAGTCCTCAAATACTAATCATGGATGAACCAACTGTCGGGATTGACCCGCAGTCCAGAAATTTTATACTTGAAAGAATCAAATCTTTTAAAGGCAGCAATACAACGGTTATATATACCAGTCACTATATGGAGGAAATTGAAGAGATATGCGATAGTGTAGCTATAATGGACAGGGGAAAAGTTATTGCAAGCGGGACAGTGGAAGAACTACATGGCCTGGCCGGCAGTCTCGATACCATATACATCAAGACAGAAGAGCCTGTTTCTGACCTGAGTTTCTTAAAGCATCTGCAATCAATCGAAAATTCATATGCAGATGGTAACACGACAGTCATCTCCGTGGCACATAGCAAAGAGGCTTTGTCCAGCATTATACTGGCATTCACCAGGGCAGGCCATGATATAAGGTCTGTGGACATGCTAAAACCAAACTTGGAGACTGTATTCTTAAAACTCACAGGCCGGGCCTTAAGGGATTAGGGGGAATTAACATGCGCATCGTCTTTATAGCCGTAAAGGACACTATTGCCTTTTTGAGGGATCGCACCGCACTGCTCCTCACTATTGCCATGCCTCTCATACTCATATTAATCCTCGGCCTGTCCTTGAACCCAGTATTTGAAGGTAATGCTTCCATACCCAAATTTGAGGTGGCACTGGTAGATAAAGACCATGGCTTTTTCTCGGATATATTGGTAAGAGAGGTATTTCAATCCGAATCCATCAGGAATATGATAACCCTGGTACCGCTCGACGAGAGATCTGCAAGGGATAAAACAGAATCAGGCTCATATCCAGCTTCCATAGTTATACCTGAAAATTTCAGTAAAGATATTTATGAGGGCAGGAGCCCACAAATAGTTATGATAAGCGGCACATCGTCAAAACTTCGGGCTGGTATAGTAAAGGAAATCTTAGATCAGTTCCAGGAGTCTGTCTCTATTGTCATGACATCAGCACAAAATTCCCAGTTTAATGTCATCCCCTCAAGTGAACTGTATTACAAATCCCCAGAAATACCAATGAGGATTCTCTCTTCAGGTAAAATACAACTCTCTGCCACGGAATACTACAGCGTTGGTATGATAGTCATGTTTATCCTCTTTATCGGTATGAGAGGTTCCAAGGCAATACTGATAGAGAGGGAGGAGTCTACACTGGCGAGGATGATAAGCCTTAATATCACCCGTGCAGAATACATTCTGGGCAAGACCCTCGGTGTATTTTTCACCGGCACCGTACAGCTCTTTATACTGATGACGCTCAGCCGGATACTCTTTGGCATACGATGGGGTAACTCACCTG encodes:
- a CDS encoding ABC transporter ATP-binding protein, translated to MEPIINVLNVSKRYGSVKALDGVSLAIERGSIFGLLGPNGAGKSTLINIISTLIVQDDGDVEIAGLSVQKDAQKIRGMLGLVPQDIALYPTLTARENLLFWGRMYGLGGKKLKGQIDDVLELSGLKDRANERVEGYSGGMKRRLNIAVALMHSPQILIMDEPTVGIDPQSRNFILERIKSFKGSNTTVIYTSHYMEEIEEICDSVAIMDRGKVIASGTVEELHGLAGSLDTIYIKTEEPVSDLSFLKHLQSIENSYADGNTTVISVAHSKEALSSIILAFTRAGHDIRSVDMLKPNLETVFLKLTGRALRD
- a CDS encoding ABC transporter permease — its product is MRIVFIAVKDTIAFLRDRTALLLTIAMPLILILILGLSLNPVFEGNASIPKFEVALVDKDHGFFSDILVREVFQSESIRNMITLVPLDERSARDKTESGSYPASIVIPENFSKDIYEGRSPQIVMISGTSSKLRAGIVKEILDQFQESVSIVMTSAQNSQFNVIPSSELYYKSPEIPMRILSSGKIQLSATEYYSVGMIVMFILFIGMRGSKAILIEREESTLARMISLNITRAEYILGKTLGVFFTGTVQLFILMTLSRILFGIRWGNSPAGIFILSLSVIFATSGLAILISSIARTASAADRLASILVQVMSLVGGSMFPIFTMNNFMDILSRITINRWAIEGYTSLMSGGNLHTVFMPSIVLIIMGAAYMATGLKFLKL
- a CDS encoding ROK family transcriptional regulator is translated as MKQKNSLKQLKEKNKQAIINAIFNSKGISRAELSEQIGLSPTAVSDLVEELLDEGILEEFDLGISSGGRKPILLKIKPECGYIMVVHVTGERINTNLYDLDFKVIESYEKEFSYFDVPNLQEIIVKYFREIESKYTSSNKRIYGLGICLGEDIESLNPRGILDTSISSERVRLSQAISFELGIDVIEESERDMKALIEATQIDGVQNLAYINIGEYINASIVLNCDIFKYPVNIEHMIIDLNGPKCEEGHRGCLKTLVSTRAVIKKALIIMFEEKNDNINVNNDFSNINIFNIEKYLHKESMKRLVEEISSYLCASISNIKMMFNIDSVVLDGEIISLPGLISKIQTSLKNIIVRRCDVEQSEVMKQVARRVIKSIIYA
- a CDS encoding C4-dicarboxylate ABC transporter, translated to MQAILILILFLIIAALMVTRKIPTLIALPALAIGIAIIAGIPLKLVNPETKADTGLLAGIIEGGSLRLASAYVAVMFGAWLGQIMNQTGISKSIVKTAAELGGDRPFFITICITAAIAILFTTISGLGAVIMIGSIAVPILLSVGVPPIVAVSMFLFGMGIGLEINMSNWSFYITATGVSLDQVRNFALILMALTAIDALLFAIIEFRKEGIRFTWAQNNLKQSQKVNESQKVNVFSLLTPIVPILFVLILKWPIIPSFMIGIVYSLITTQKSIKNAISTLTKTAYDGIADAAPAVLLMIGIGMLLNAVMHPMVSKSLEPVLKSIIPTTPVAYVLFFGILAPLALYRGPLNLWGLGSGIAGLLISLNILPPTAVMGALLSTERVQAIGDPTNTHNVWLANYAGIDVNKLLMKLLPYIWALAFAGIITASILFF
- a CDS encoding RNA-guided endonuclease TnpB family protein; this translates as MLCFCVVPDRSRRTPGSKKHVSCDMGLKQFMIPSEGDPVENPQYFRKPERQLAKAQRKLSHMKKGSKNYIKQKVKVARLHEKVSNQRKDFLHKESTKLIRENQIICLEDLQHKSFK
- a CDS encoding FAD-dependent oxidoreductase encodes the protein MERYDVVVVGGGVSGSIAAIAAALNGAKTLLIEQYGFLGGSLTNMGVGPMMTFHAGNRQVIKGLPQKVVDELVKLGGSPGHVIDTTGFVRTITPFDQEIMKYVLVKMTVDSGVNNLFHSFLQGVKMYGPHIESIFVTNKSGTMEISGNIYVDATGDADLAVRSGVDFLMGRPYDNLTQPMTMMFKVGNVNTSDIKEYMLKNPEEFRMIAPEEVLKAKRLSVNGFKTILEEGKKSGDIQFERDTILFFETNNPGEFIINTTRVQRLKGTDVFELTKAEIEGRQQVMKLFNFMKMNLPGFKDTVLLSTGVQIGVRETRKIIGEYILTAEDLINNRRFDDCIAKGSYPIDIHSPVGGEMVYMYLKEGTDYDIPYRALYSKRVDNLLICGRCISSTHEANAAIRVSPIAMATGQAAGTAAALSKKSNKPPYDIDVKLLRNVLIEQGAYL
- a CDS encoding hydantoinase/oxoprolinase family protein, whose product is MKVRIGIDVGGTFTDAVAIDNETYELIGTLKVPTTHSAEEGVARGIVEVLLGIIRKYNINPEDVLFIAHGTTQATNALLEGDVVPVGIITVGTGLEGLKSRGDTNIGDIELAPGKILKTFNRYIDTKDLSEESIVENVEELRGEGCGAIVAAQAFSVDDPSIEKLIMEVADDMGIPATATHEITKLYGLKIRTRTAAINACILPKMMETANMTEESVKKAGIKAPLMIMRCDGGVMDINEVRKRPILTLLSGPAAGVAGALMYERVSDGIFLEVGGTSTDISVIKNGRVMVEYAEIGGNKTYLNSLDVRTVGIAGGSMVRIGNNDIEDVGPRSAHIAGLPYAVFANPDDIIDPELKFIQPMPGDPSDYIAIKSKNGKMFALTTTCAANVLGYVKPGDYAFGNREAAIKAMEPVAKKLNMTVEDVAKRIMNKACEKDRKVVEQLIQDYNLDKDNTTLIGGGGGSTSIVPYLAEVMGMSWKIAKNAEVISTIGVAMAMVREVVERTIPNPTDKDIIKIRKEAKEVIMRAGALEDTIEVFVEIDAQKNILRAIATGATELRSKDMGSRILKKDELIEIAAQSMKIDKANIKILDSTEFFYVAQGVIKQRGFLGLFSKELKLVRIIDAEGVIRLQRNSGIIYSTVKAQFDNELNRALDENIFFGDGGAEIPDCYLILPHRMVDLSGLIDKNQIVTLANAEVNGLAENEKIIILISKRGN